In the Streptomyces spororaveus genome, CGCCACCGACCAGGCGAGCGGCACCCCTTGGGCCGCGCCGGCCGTCGCCCAGGCGGCCCAGCCCCCGGGGCCGCACAAGGCGGCCAGCGGGGTGACGGACGGAACGGCCGGGCCGGTGAACACGATCGCGCAGCCGATGACGGCCGAACCGGTGCCGAGGGCGCGGGCCCGCCCGGCCAGGGCCGGCCGCACCTCGATCAGCGTTCCCACGGCCACCGCGATCCAGGCCAGGGCCAGATGCGCGCCGAGGGCCACGGGCAGGACCGCGAACCGCGGACGGCCTTCGAGCAGCAGCGCGAGGGCGGCCGCCAGGGTGCCGGTGAGCAGACCCGCGAGGGTCGCGACGACCACGGCACGTGTCAGGCGGGGGCGCAGCAGCCGTCCCCGGTCGCCGGGCAGCGGCAGGAGCCAGGTGATCTCGGCCGTGCCCAGCAGCACCGGGCCGAGCCGTACGCAGAGGGCCGCCTGGGCCGCCCACAGGAGCAGACCCGAGGCGACGAGGACGGTACGGGCGGCGGCGCCTCCGGGGGCGCCGAGGGCGTGACCGACGGCGGGCGCCGACCGCACCAGGCCGGCGAGCACCACGACGGTCGAGACGGCGACGCACACCCACGCCCACACGTCGTCGAAGCGCGGCCGCCCCGGACCGCGGGCCCGCCGGGCACGCGCGGCCTGTGCCATGGCTTCGGCTGTGGCGTCCTCCTCGTCCCTCGCGAGGCCCGTGGTCACCGCCACGGCGACGCCGCCGCCGCACCGGTGACTTCGGAGGGCGTGCCGAGGGCCGCGACGCGTCCCCGGTCCAGGAGCAGGACCCGGTCGGCGGCCTCCTCCACGGTCGCCCGGTCGTGCGAGGCCAGCAGGACCGCAGTGCCGAGCACCTTGGCCGCCCGCAGCGCGGCGGCGAGCCGACGCCGGGCGCCGGTGTCCAGCCTCTGTTCGGGCTCGTCCACGACGATCAGACGGGCCGGCCGCACCAGGACCGCGGCGAGCAGGAGCATCTGGCGCTGTCCCGCCGACAACGCGTCGGGGAACGCGCCGGCCCGGTGGTCCAGTCCGAGTTCCGCGAGCACCCGCTCCGTCGCGGGCCCGGCGTCCTTGCCCATGCCGTGCGCGGTGGCGACCATGCGGATGTGCTCACCGACCGTCAGGTCGGGAAAGCACTCGGCCCCGTCGAGCAGCAGCGCGACCTCGCGCCGGAAGGCGGCGTCCGCCTCGCGCGGTGGCCGGTCGGCGAAGAACACCTCGCCCGCGTCCGCCTGTTGCCTGCCGACGCAGACGCGCAGCAGCGTCGACTTGCCGGAGCCGTTGGCGCCGGCGAGGGCCAGGCAGCGGCCGGCTCGCAGATCGAGGTGCACGTCGTCGAGCACGGCCTCGGCACCGTAGGTGACGCGAATGCCGGTGGCCCGCAGCACGGCCGCCGGCGTCGGCGTCCGCCCCTTCGCCCGCCCGTCGCTCGACTCCCCGTCGCTCGACTCCCCGTCGCGCGGCGCGGAGCCCGGCGGCCGCCTCCGCCGAAATATATTCATCGGGCACGAATATACCCAGGCGGTTCAGCGCCACGGGAGTCCCTCAGGCCGCCGACCGGCGGTGCCACTCCTCGGCGAGCAGACGGTAGGAGTTCACCCGGTCGGCGTGCCCGTGCGTGATCGTGGTGATCAGCAACTCGTCCGCGTCCGTCGCCTCCTGGAGCCGCTCCAGGTGATCGGCGACGGTCCGTGCCGAGCCGACGAACCGGGTCTCGACCCGGTCGGCCACCAACTGCCGGTCCGCGTCGGTCCACGGCAGCGCCCGCGCCTCGGCGGGGGTCGGGTAGGGGATGGCCCCCTCGGCCGTGCGGATGCTGCGCACCCAGGCCCCGTACCCGGTGGCCAGCTCGCGCGCCGTCTCCTCGTCCTCGGCCACCACCACATCGGCGGACACCGTCAGATACGGCCGCTCCAGCTCGGCCGACGGCTTGAACGCGGCCCGGTACCCCTCGGCCGCCTCCAGCACCGCCGCCGGGCTGACGTGGTAATTCGCCGCGAAACGGAGCCCGTTGCGGCCCGCCGTCTCGGCGCTCACCCCGCCGCTGCTGCCGAGGATCCAGACCTGTACGTCGGCCCCCTCGCCGGGGACGGCGTGCGCCTCCACCCCCTCCGGGGAGCGGTACTCGGCCCCGCAGCAGCGCGAGCACGTCGTCGACCTGCTCGCCGTACTCCTGCGGCCGGGCCCCCGGCAGGTTCAGCAGCTTCTGCTGCAGGGTCACCCGTGGATGGTCCAGGAGACCGGCGAAGGAGAAGGGGGCGGGGATCCGCAGGCCGTTCGGGGCGTACCCGTCGACGACCGGGGTGACCGGCGGCCGCGGGTCCGGGCCGCCGGACGGCCGGGGCCGGCCCGCCGAGCGGCCCAGCCCCAGGTCGATGCGCCCGGGATGCAGCGCGTCGATCAGGCCGAACTCCTCGACCGTCGACAGCGCGGTGCGGTGCCCGAGCTGCACCGCGCCGGAGCCGAGCCGGATGGTCGAGGTCGCGGAGGCGGTCAGCGCGAGCACGACCGCCGGGGAGGTCCCGGCGACCCCCGGATTGAGGTGGTGCTCGGCGAACCAGTAGCGGGCATAGCCGAACTCCTCGGCCTGCCGGGCGAGATCGATGCTGTGCCGCAGGGCCTCGGTGGCGGTGGAACCGGAGGAGACGGGGACGAGGTCGAGGACCCCGAGGGGGATGCCGGGCATGGCCGGACTCCTTAAAGGTCGGGGAGGGCGGGGTCGGGGAAGACGGGGTCGGGTATCGCGCGGCGCAGCACCGGGGCGATGTCCGACTGGAAGAGTTCGAGCGAGGCGCGGTGGTCCGCCTCGGGGAGCCCGCCCGCCTCGGCCTGCAGATGCAGGGCCGTGTGACCGAAGGCCTCGTGGTAGCGGTGCACCTTCTCGATGACCTGCTGGGGGCTGCCGATCAGCGCCGAGCTCCGCTCGACGAAGTCCTCCAGGGTCGGGAAGACGGGGGCCGTCCCCAGCTGCTCGTGGAAGGCGAGGTAGCGCGCGAACGCGGGCCGGTACGCCGCGACCGCCTGCTGCGAGGTCCGGGCGGCGTGGTAGCCGGCCGTGCCCGCGCCGACCACCGCCCGCGCCGGATCGTGGCCGTAGTGCTCCCAGCGCTCCCGGTAGTGGCGGATCAGCTCGGCGTAGGGGCCGATCGGGTGGGTGACGTTCGCCGAGAACAGCGGATCGCCGTACCGCGCCGCGAGGTCGACCGACTCCCGGCTCGTGGCGCTGCCGTGCCAGACCCTCAGGGTCCGCTGGTACGGCCTCGGCAGCACCTCGGCACCGCTCAGCGCGGGCCGGAAGCGCGGCTGCGCGCTGACCTTGTCCTCCCGCCAGATCCGGCGGAACAGCTCGTAGCCCTCGGCGTTGCGTGCCCACTGGTCCTCGGGGGTCACCTGGAACAGCTCGCGCTGCGCGGTGCCGTTGCCCTTGCCGATCATCAGCTCCAGGCGCCCGTCGCTGAGGTGGTCGAGCGTCGCGTAGTCCTCGTACGCCCGCACCGGGTCGAGCAGGCTCAGGGTGGTGACGGCGGTGAACAGCCGGATCCGGTGGGTCAGCGCGGCGATGTGGCTGAGCACCACGGGCGGTGAGGAGGACAGGAACGGCCGCTCGTGGCGCTCTCCCACGCCGAAGCCGTCGAAGCCGAGCTGCTCCGCCCGCAGCGCGGCGGCGACCACCCCGCGGAACCGCTCCCGGGTGGGCCCGGGGCCTCCCGTCACCGGGTCCGGGGAGTCCGTGATCAGGGTGATGGCGAGGAACTTCACGAGACCGGGGCAGGGGCAGGGGCAGGGGTGGAGGCAGGGGCCGGAACCGCGAGGCCGAGGTGGTCGCGCAGGGTGGTGCCCTCGTACTCGGTGCGGAAGACCCCCCGCTCCTGGAGCAGCGGTACGACGGAGTCCGCGAAGGCGTCCAGGCCGCCCGGGGTGATGTGGGGGACCAGGATGAACCCGTCGGCGGCGTCCGCCTGCACCAGCGCGTCGATCGACCCGGCGATGGTGGCGGCCGAACCGACGAAGGTCTGGTCGGCGGTGGTCGCGATGACCAGCTCGCGGATCGACAGGTTCTTCGCCCGGGCCAGCTCCCGCCACTGCCGGGCGGTGGCGAGCGGATCGCGGAACTGCCGTACGCTCGCCCGCCCCAGGGCGATGGTGTTCTCCCCGACCAGGGGGTCGGTCTCGGGCAGCGGACCGTCCGGGTCGTAGGCGGACAGGTCCCGGTTCCAGACGTGCTCCAGGAACTTGATCGCGGTCTGCCCGCTGACCTGGAGGCGGCGCACCTCGTGCGCGATCTCCCGGGCCTCCGCGTCGGTGTCGCCGAGCACGAAGGTGGCCGCCGGGAGGATCTTCAGCTGGTCGTGCGTCCGGCCGTGCCGGGCGAGCCGGCCCTTGACGTCCGCGTAGAACTCCCGCCCCGCGTCGAGGGTTCCGTACCGTCCGAAGATCGCGTCGGCGCCGGCGGCGGCGAACTCCCGGCCCTCCTCGGAATCGCCCGCCTGGAAGATCACGGGCCGGCCCTGCGGGCTGCGCGGCACGTTGAACCGACCCTCGATGTCGAAGTGCCGGCCCCGATGGGCGAAGACCCCGGCCCGCGCGTTCCGCAGGAAGGTGCCGGACCCGGCGTCGGCGGCGATCTCGGAGCCGTCCCAGGAGTCGAACAGTTCGGTGGCGGTGGCCAGGAACTCCTGGGCGCGTGAGTAGCGGTCCTCGCGCGGCAGGAACCCGCCGCGCCGGAAGTTCTCGCCGGTGAAGGCGTCCCAGGAGGTGACCACGTTCCAGGCGGCCCGGCCTTCCGAGAGGTGGTCGAGCGTGGCGAACTGGCGGGCCACCTCGTAGGGCTCGTTGAAGGTGGAGTTGATGGTGCCGGTCAGCCCCAGACGATCGGTCACCGCGGCCAGGGCGGCGAGTACCGTGAAGGTGTCGGGCCTGCCGACCACGTCCAGGTCGTATATCTCACCGCCCTGTTCGCGCAGGCGCAGGCCCTCCGCGAGGAAGAGGAAGTCGAACTTGGCGCGCTCGGCCGTCCGCGCGAAGTGGATGAACGAGTCGAAGTCGATATGGCTGCCGGCGGCCGGGTCGCTCCACACGGTGGTGTTGTTGACGCCCGGGAAGTGGGCCGCGAGATGGATCTGCTTGAGCGGCTTGCTGCTCATGGTTCGTCCTTCCGGAGGGTCCGGGTCAGGCGGCGGGTCGGGCAGCGGGCCGTGCGTAGCGGTTGGCCGGGCGCTCCAGCCCGAGCAGGCCGCGCAGCGTGTCCGCCTCGTACGCGTGGCGGAAGGCCCCGCGCCGCTGGAGTTCCGGCACCAGGGAACGGGTGATGGCGGGCAGGTCGTGGGCGATCACGCCCGGCCGCAGCAGGAAGCCCGACAGCCCCGCGGCCCGCCGCTCCAGCAGCAGGTCCGCCAGCTGCCCGGGACTCCCGGTGAAAGCCGTGCCGCCGTCGCCGTGCGGGAGTCCCGCGAGCGCGTCGAGGCGCTCCAGGCGTGCGGCGGCGGCCGGGGCGTCCGCGTCGAGGAACACCGTGAGTTCCCCGAAGAGGTGCAGCGGCTCCGCGGTGGCCCCGGTCGCCTCCCGGGCCCGCCGGATCGCCGCCACGGCGGCGCGCGCACCGTCGCCGTCGTGCGCGGCCACGTACCCGACCTCGGCGGACCGGGCGATGAGCGCGTACGAGGCCTCGCCGGCGCCGGACGCGCTGACGACGGGCTGTCCCTGCGGCGGGCGGGGGGTGATCGAGGGGCCCCTGACGCTGAAGTGGCGGCCCTCGAAGTCGATGTGGTGCAGCTTCTCGCGGTCGACGAACCGGCCCGTGGCCACGTTCCGGATCTCCGCGTCGTCCTCCCAGCTGTCCCACAGCCGCCGGACCACCTCGACGTGGTCGGCGGCCTCCGCGTACAGCTCCCCGTCCGCGAACGGAGCGGTGCGCCGCCCGAAGTGGCTTGCCTCGTGGGCGAGTCCGGACACCTGGATCCGCAGGCCCGCACGGCCGCGGCTGACATGGTCGGGCGTGGCGATCGCCTTGGAGATGTGGAAGGGCTCGGTGTGGGTGGCCGTCACGGCCGGGACCAGCCCGATGCGCCGGGTCAGGGGCGCCACCCGGGCCGCGGTGAGCACCGCGTCCAGCCGCCCGCGGACCCGGTCCGTGCGTTCGTCGGATCCGGTGGGCGAGGAGGACTGCAGGGCGAGGCCGTCCTCGAAGGTGATGAAGTCGAGCAGCCCGGTCTCGGCCTCGGAGGCGAGACCGGCCCAGTAGCGGGCGGTGAAGAGCTCTGCGGGCCGGGCACCCGGCTCGCGCCAGGCGGCCGGGTGCCGGCCCGCTCCGTCGAGAGCGACGGCCAGGTGCAGGGGCGCCGGGGACGATGAGGAAACGGACACGGAGAATGGCGCCTTCCTGCTCGGCGTACGGAAAAGGGAAGTCGATGCGGGATCGGGAATTCGGCCCGTCATCAATTTCTTTCGAAAACGCTACGCCCGATAGCGGTGCCATACAATGACCGCAATATTAAGAGAAGTTGGCAGCGGTGTTGCCCGGGGCCCGGACGGCCAGGAAGAAGGGCCGGCGGCGCAGGGTGAAGCCGATCGACTCGTAGAGCCGGACGGCACGTGTGTTGCCCGCCGCGGTGTGCAGGAACGGGACCTCGCCGCGCTCCCGGATGCCCGCGGCGACGGCCCGCACCAGCCTGGTCGCCAGGCCCTGGCCGCGGTGGTCGGGATGGGTGCACACCGCGCTGATCTCGGTCCAGCCGGGCGGACGCAGCCGCTCCCCGGCCATGGCGACCAGCCGGCCCTGCCGGCGGATGCCGAGGTAGGTGCCCAGCTCGACGGTGCGGGGGAGGAAGGGCCCGGGCTCGGTCAGCCGGATCAGCGCGAGGACCTCCGGCACGTCGGCGGCGCCCAACCGGACCGCCTCCGGGGCCGGCTCGGCGCGCAGTGAGGTGTCGACGAGCTGGACGCCCTGGATCCGCCCGACGGTCTCCCAGCCGTCGGGCGGGGTCAGCACCCCGGCGAGCGAGGCGACCTCGCCGTCGCCGACCAGCGTGCGCAGGTCGGCCCAGGAACGCGGGTCCTGCGGGTCGGCGAGGGCGGCGAAGGGCGAGACGTCCGGGGAGTAGCGGGCGGCGCGGGCCGCGACGGCGCCGCCTCCCGCCGGGTACTCGGCGAAGGCGGTGTGCGCGCCGGACAGGGCGGCCCAGGCCGGGTTGTCCAGGACATGGGGGTCGAGTGAGGTGTGCGCGGGGGTGCTCACGAGTTGCTCAGGGGCAGGCCGGGCGGGTTGACCGCAGAGGTCTTGACGGCCTCGTTGGAGAGGTTCCAGGCCGCCAGCAGCTTCTCGTACTGGCCGTTCTCGATCAGGTGGTTGACGGCCGCGGCCACCGGCTCGGCCAGCCCGCTGTCCTTCTTGGCGGTCGCCGCGATCAGGCCCTGCAAGGACTCGCCGGCGCCGGAGAAGGACCCCGCGTTGCGCGTGGGGGTGCTGCCGTTCGCGGTCTGGGTGACGTGGTAGGCGATGGAGGGGTTCGGGGCGAAGTTGATGTCGATCTTCTTGCCGCTCAGGGCGAGGAAGACGCTGTTGGCGTCGGGGAAGTACTTGACGGTGAGGTCCTTGCCCTCGGCCCGCAGCTTCTTCTGCCACTCCAGGAGGATCTTCTCCTGGTTGGTGCCCGAGCTGACGGCGACCGTCCGGCCCGCGAGGTTGCGGTAGTCGCCGTCGAAGTTCCAGGGGCTGTCCTTCAGCACCTCGAAGGCCAGGTTGTCCTGCCGGTACGAGGCGAACTCGTACTTCTTCTTGCGCTCCTCGGTGACCGTGACGTTGGTGAAGGCCACGTCGACCTTGCCGCTGTCGATGCCGACGAAGAGGTTCTCCCAGGTGGAGTTCTTCACGACCGGCTTGAGCCCGAGGGCGGCGGCCACCAGCCGGCCCAGGTCCGGCTCCGCGCCGGTGAGCGTCTTCTGGTCGGTGCCGACGTAGGCCAGCGGCGGGAAGCCGGCGGGCAGCGCGCCGACACCGACGACCAGCTCGCCCCGTTCGCGGACGGCCGCCGGCAGCCGGGCGCGCAGCGACTCGACGACGGGGACGGACAGTTCCGTCCGCCGGGCGGCGCCGTTGGACTCCGCGCCGACGGTGACCTTGCCCGAGGCGCTGGGCGTCGCGGTGGCCTCGGCGTCACCGCACGCGGTGAGTCCGCCGGCCAGGGTCACGGCGGCCGTCGCGGCGCCGAGGCCGCGCAGGAGTCTGACGCGCAGGGTGGGCTCGTGGTGCATGGCGTTCCTTTGCGGGAGGGGGAGGGGGAGGGGCGGACAGGCGGAGGAGGAGCGGAAGGCGGAGCCGGGGCGGGTCACAGGACCTTGCTCAGGAACTCCCGGGTCCGCGGATGGGCGGGCCGGTCCAGGACCAGCTCGGGGGGACCCTGTTCGACGACGCGCCCGTCGTGGAGGAAGACCACCTCGTCGGCCACCTCGCGGGCGAAGCCGATCTCGTGCGTCACGATCACCAGCGTGGTGCCCCCGGTGGCCAGCTCCTTGATCACGGACAGCACCTCGCCCACGAGCTCCGGATCGAGTGCGGAGGTGGGCTCGTCGAAGAGGATGACCCCCGGGCGCAGCGCGAGGGCACGGGCGATGGCCACCCGCTGCTGCTGCCCGCCGGACAGCTGCCGCGGATAGGCGCCCGTCCGGTCCCCGAGCCCGACGCGTTCCAGCAGTTCCCGTGCCAGGTCCTCGGCCTCGTCGCGGGGGAGCCGCCCGGTGGCGACCGGAGCCGCGGCGACGTTGTCCAGCACGGTGAGGTGCGGGAAGAGGTTGAAGTTCTGGAAGACGAAGCCGATCCGGCCGCGCTGGGCGAGGATCGCACGCTCGCTCAGCTCCTTCAGCCGCCCTCCGTGCCGCCGGACGCCGATCGGCTCACCGCCCACGCTGACGTACCCGGCCTCGGGCTTCTCCAGGTGGTTGATGACCCGCAGCAGGGTGGACTTCCCCGATCCGGAGCGCCCCAGGACGACGGTGACCGTGCCCGGTGGGACGGTCAGGTTCACCCCGTCCAGGACCGGCCGGCCCCCGAACCACTTGTGCACGTCGTGGACCTCGATCGCGGCGGGCCGCGGCGTGAGCGTGTCGGTCGTGGCCGCGGTGGTGTTCGTGGTCATCGAGCCGTCTCCTTCCGGAAGCGGACCCGCAGCTCGCGCAGGGCCACCCGGACCCGTTGCAGCGGGGTGGGCGGCAGCGTGCGCAGCGCACCGCGCGCGTAGTGCCGCTCGACGTAGAACTGGACGACGGAGATCAGGCTGGTGAGGATCACGTACCAGGCGGTCGCCACCAGCAACAGCGGCACCACGTCGCCCGAGTAGGTGCCGGCCAGGCTCTGCACCGAGCCGAACAGGTCGAGCAGGGACACGTAGAAGACCAGCGAGGTGGCCTTGACCAGCCCGATCAGCAGGTTCACGTACGAGGGGACGATCGCCCGCAGCGCCTGCGGCAGGACGATCCGGGTGAACCGGTAGCGCCCGGGCAGTCCCAGCGCGGCCGCCGCCTCGTGCTGGCCCTGGTCCACGGAGAGCAGGCCCGCCCGTACCACCTCGGCCGCGTACGCGGCTTCGGCCAGGCTCAGGCCCACGACCGCGATGACCATGTCCGGGGCCGGCCGGGTTTCGTCGAAGGTGAGGAAGGCCGGTCCGAACGGCACCCCGATGCCGAAAGTGGGGTAGAGCGCCCCGAGGTTGTAGAGGAAGAGGAGGACGACGATCAGCGGCACGGAACGCAGCAGCCAGACGTACGTCCAGCTCACCGACCTCAGTACCGGGTTGGCGGAGAGCCTGGCGAGGGCGAGCAGAACACCGCCGACCAGGCCCAGCACCGCGCTGTACGCGGCCACCTGGAGGGTGATGAGCAGCCCCTCGAGGATGACGGGCCGCAGGAACCAGTAGGCGAAGCGGTGCCATTGGTAGAAGGGATTGGTGAGCAGTCCGTGCACGGCCTGGGAGGCGAGCACCAGCACGACGCCGGTGGCGAGCCACCGCCCGGGCCGGCGGAGCGGGCGGACCCGCTCGGCTGGCGCGGGCGGGCCGGACGGGCCGGTGGGCGCGGCGAGGACAAGGGATTCGGTCACGGGCACTCCAGCAGCTTCGACATATCGAAGAATCGAAAGAAGCAGCCGTCATGCCGGAAAGAAGAGGCCGCCGATGTCGTTGTCTGCGGCGTAAGCTAGGCAGCCCGGATAAGGGCTGTCAACGTTTTCCGATCGGTATCCGGATAAGCGTGCGGCAATGTAATCAGCCGTACATGAAACGCCTTCCGGTGAAATAATGCGGGGTGCGTGGGGAGCATGGGGCGTCGGGTGTGTGCCTCACAGCCAGGGGAACTGCTCGGCGGCGTACCGGTAGGCGCGGAAGACCGAGTTCTGGGCGCCGGCCGAGGACTCCAGGCCCACGCCCTCCCCGAAGGACCGGAACTGCGGGACCACGAACTCCCACACCACGTCCCCGCCGGGAGTCACCTCGAAGAGCCGCCCGAAGGAGCCCTCGGCGATGAAGGTGTTGCCGTTCGGCAGGCGCTGGGCGCTGGACATGTACGGGCTGAAGAAGTTCTGCGGCGGGTTGTCCTCGTACGCCCACACCTCCTTGCCGGTGGACGGGTCGAGCTCCAGCACCCGCGAGTACGGCACCGAGGTGGTGTCGCGGTAGGTGCCGTTGTCGAAGACCAGCAGGGTGCCGCCGGGCAGTTCGTGCGGATGGTGCTGCTGGGCGAGCACGTCCGGGCCGATGCGCCACCGCACCGACCCGTCGGCGCGGTCGACCGACACGGTGGTCGACGCGCTGCGGAAGCCCACCACGATCGAGCCGTCCGCGCTCTCGTTGACGGTGTTGGCCATCGGCCAGTGGTTGCGGGCGAAGTGCCGGTTCAGCGGTACCTCCTCCGGGTCCAGGTGCTCGATGGCGGCCCAGCGCCACACGATCTCCCCGTCCCAGGTCAGCTCGTACACCACGTCCCCGTAGATCACCCCGCCGGGCGCCTCGGAGCCGGGGATGCCGCCGCGGATCCGGGCCGCGTCGGCCGGGTCCAGGGGCTCCACGGCCCCGATGAGCAGGTTGCCGTTGCGCAGGATCGAGGCGTCGTGGTGGTGGAAGGGGTGCCGCACCTCGCGGAGCACCGTGGAGTCCGGCGCGAGCTCCTGGAAGATGCCGCCGTGGTACACGTCCCAGATGGGGAAGAGGGTGGGGCCGCTCGTGTCCTTGGCCGCGTAGAAGAGGTTGCCGTTCGGCAGGATCTGCGCCTGGCGACCGGGCGGGTGCGGGGAGTTCCAGGTGTGGACCGGTCGGCCCTCGATGTCGACGAGGTGGATCTCGCCGGCACTGGTGATCGGTGTGTAGAGGGTGAGGCCGCCGTAGCTGCGCTCGGGGTCGTGGGCGATCAGGCCGACGCCGCGGCGGCGCAGGGTGTTCTGGTCGACGGTCATGGGATCTCTCCTGGGTGCGTGTGCGTGTGCGTGTGCGTGGGTGCGGGTGCGGGTTCAGCGGACGGTGACGGCGGCCGGGTCGGCGGCCGTCAGGGGGCCGGAGTCGAGGGAGCGCAGCAGTGCGGCGCGGTCGGCGGCGCCGGGCAGGTTCTGGGCGGCCTTGGCCCAGGCGGCCTCCTCCTCCAGCTGCGCCAGCAGCTCGGGGGAGAGGGTGGGGCCGTACGTGTAGCGGGGCTGGTAGGTCTCGACGTAGGCGGCCTGCAGGACGCCCTTGGACTGGGCGAGTACGGCCTTGCGCGCCCCGGCCGGGTCCGCTTCGAGCTCCCGCTGGGCGCGCAGCAGCGTACGCAGGACCGCGGTGGTGCTCTCCGCGTTCGCGGACGGACCGGCGACGAGGAGGGTCCGGGCCGTGTATCCGGTGAAGGGGAGCTCGGCGTAGGCGGCGCCCAGGGCGGTGCGCGCGGCGTCGTAGAAGCTGGGGAAGGTGACCCCGGCGTCGATGTCGCCGCGGGCCAGGGCCGAAGTGACCTGGTTCGGGGCCAGGTTGACCACCGTCACGTCCGAGGCGGTCAGCTGCGCCGAGGCGAGCATCCGCGACAGCGCGTACTCGACGTTCGTGCCCTGCGGGACCCCGACCTTGCGGCCCTTCAGCGCGGCGAAGCCGGTGATCTGCCGGTCGGTACGGGTGAGCAGCCGCCAGTCGGAGAACCGGGACAGGTCGGCCACGACCCGCAGCTCGCGCCCGCCCAGTGCGGCCGTCACGGCGGGCAGATCGCCGACGACGCCGAGCTGCGCCTGGCCGCCGAGCACGGCGTTCAGCGCGTCCCGGCCGGTGGGCTGGGAGGTGACGGTGGCCTCGATGCCCTCGGCCGGCCAGAGGTCGCCCTGCTCGGCCAGGTAGACGGGGGCGCCGCCGAGATGGTCGCTCGCGGCGAGGGTGACGGCCGGGCGGGCGCCGTCCGCGGTGCCCGACGCGGAGCCGGTGCAGGCGGTGGCGAGCGGGGAGAGTAGGACGGCGAGCAGTACGGCGGTCACCGCGCGGGGTCTGAGCATGGTGAACAGTCCTTCCGGGGACAGGAGGGGGGCAGGGGGGCAGGGGGAGCAGGGGAGCGGAGGGCAGGGATCACTCGGAGCCGAGGTGGCGGGCGATCAGGGAGCGCAGGTCGGGATCGGGCGGGCCGGCGGGCACGGCGTGGTCGGCGAGCACCCGCCCGGGACTCCCGCCGAGGACGATCACGCGCCCGGCGAGTGCCAGCGCCTCGTCGATGTCGTGCGTGACGAACAGGACGGTGGTGCCGCGGCGCTGCCACAACTCCCGCAGCAGGGTCTGCATCCGGGTCCGGGTCAGCGCGTCCAGTGCCCCGAACGGCTCATCCATCAAGAGGACTTCGGGCTCGGCGGCCAGCGCCCGGGCCAGTGCCACCCGCTGCTGCATCCCGCCCGACAGCTGGGCCGGGTACTTCTCCGCACCGTCCGCGAGCCCCACCTCGGCCAGCGCCGCGAGCGCGCGCCGGCGGCGCTCCGCGCGCGGCAGGCCGAGCCGCTTGAGGGCGAACTCGACGTTTCCGCGGGCCGTGCGCCACGGGAACAGCGCGTAGTGCTGGAAGACCACGCCCCGCTCCGGGCCGGGTCCGCGGACCGGCTCCGCGCCCGCCGTCACCTGCCCGGCGGTGGGCCGTACGAAGCCGGCCACCGTGTTGAGGACCGTGGACTTGCCGCATCCGCTGGGTCCGAGCAGCGCCGTGAACGAGCCCGCCGCGAACTCCAGGTCGGTGTGCTCCAGCACGGGGGCGCCGGTTCCGTAGCCCGCCGACAGCCCCTCCAGCCGTACCTCCAGGCTCATGACGCGCTCCAGTGCACGAACCGGCGGCCCACGGCGGCCAGTACGAGGTCGACGGCCACCCCGAGCAGCCCGAGCACGAGCAGCCCCGCGAACATCCGGTCCACCCGCAGGAACTGCCCGTCGACCTGGAGCCGGTACGCCAACCCGCTGTCCGCGCCGCCCAGTTCGGCCGCCACCAGCGCGAGCAGGGCCACCGAGGCCCCGTAGCGCAGCGCCGCGAGCAGGGCGGGGGCGGCGGCGGGCAGCAGCACCTCGGTGAACCGCCGGTGCAGCGGAGCCCCCAGCGACCGGGCCGCCCGCAG is a window encoding:
- a CDS encoding LLM class flavin-dependent oxidoreductase — protein: MKFLAITLITDSPDPVTGGPGPTRERFRGVVAAALRAEQLGFDGFGVGERHERPFLSSSPPVVLSHIAALTHRIRLFTAVTTLSLLDPVRAYEDYATLDHLSDGRLELMIGKGNGTAQRELFQVTPEDQWARNAEGYELFRRIWREDKVSAQPRFRPALSGAEVLPRPYQRTLRVWHGSATSRESVDLAARYGDPLFSANVTHPIGPYAELIRHYRERWEHYGHDPARAVVGAGTAGYHAARTSQQAVAAYRPAFARYLAFHEQLGTAPVFPTLEDFVERSSALIGSPQQVIEKVHRYHEAFGHTALHLQAEAGGLPEADHRASLELFQSDIAPVLRRAIPDPVFPDPALPDL
- a CDS encoding LLM class flavin-dependent oxidoreductase, which produces MSVSSSSPAPLHLAVALDGAGRHPAAWREPGARPAELFTARYWAGLASEAETGLLDFITFEDGLALQSSSPTGSDERTDRVRGRLDAVLTAARVAPLTRRIGLVPAVTATHTEPFHISKAIATPDHVSRGRAGLRIQVSGLAHEASHFGRRTAPFADGELYAEAADHVEVVRRLWDSWEDDAEIRNVATGRFVDREKLHHIDFEGRHFSVRGPSITPRPPQGQPVVSASGAGEASYALIARSAEVGYVAAHDGDGARAAVAAIRRAREATGATAEPLHLFGELTVFLDADAPAAAARLERLDALAGLPHGDGGTAFTGSPGQLADLLLERRAAGLSGFLLRPGVIAHDLPAITRSLVPELQRRGAFRHAYEADTLRGLLGLERPANRYARPAARPAA
- a CDS encoding GNAT family N-acetyltransferase; this encodes MSTPAHTSLDPHVLDNPAWAALSGAHTAFAEYPAGGGAVAARAARYSPDVSPFAALADPQDPRSWADLRTLVGDGEVASLAGVLTPPDGWETVGRIQGVQLVDTSLRAEPAPEAVRLGAADVPEVLALIRLTEPGPFLPRTVELGTYLGIRRQGRLVAMAGERLRPPGWTEISAVCTHPDHRGQGLATRLVRAVAAGIRERGEVPFLHTAAGNTRAVRLYESIGFTLRRRPFFLAVRAPGNTAANFS
- a CDS encoding ATP-binding cassette domain-containing protein, which produces MNIFRRRRPPGSAPRDGESSDGESSDGRAKGRTPTPAAVLRATGIRVTYGAEAVLDDVHLDLRAGRCLALAGANGSGKSTLLRVCVGRQQADAGEVFFADRPPREADAAFRREVALLLDGAECFPDLTVGEHIRMVATAHGMGKDAGPATERVLAELGLDHRAGAFPDALSAGQRQMLLLAAVLVRPARLIVVDEPEQRLDTGARRRLAAALRAAKVLGTAVLLASHDRATVEEAADRVLLLDRGRVAALGTPSEVTGAAAASPWR
- a CDS encoding NtaA/DmoA family FMN-dependent monooxygenase (This protein belongs to a clade of FMN-dependent monooxygenases, within a broader family of flavin-dependent oxidoreductases, the luciferase-like monooxygenase (LMM) family, some of whose members use coenzyme F420 rather than FMN.); translated protein: MSSKPLKQIHLAAHFPGVNNTTVWSDPAAGSHIDFDSFIHFARTAERAKFDFLFLAEGLRLREQGGEIYDLDVVGRPDTFTVLAALAAVTDRLGLTGTINSTFNEPYEVARQFATLDHLSEGRAAWNVVTSWDAFTGENFRRGGFLPREDRYSRAQEFLATATELFDSWDGSEIAADAGSGTFLRNARAGVFAHRGRHFDIEGRFNVPRSPQGRPVIFQAGDSEEGREFAAAGADAIFGRYGTLDAGREFYADVKGRLARHGRTHDQLKILPAATFVLGDTDAEAREIAHEVRRLQVSGQTAIKFLEHVWNRDLSAYDPDGPLPETDPLVGENTIALGRASVRQFRDPLATARQWRELARAKNLSIRELVIATTADQTFVGSAATIAGSIDALVQADAADGFILVPHITPGGLDAFADSVVPLLQERGVFRTEYEGTTLRDHLGLAVPAPASTPAPAPAPVS